The following are encoded in a window of Lates calcarifer isolate ASB-BC8 linkage group LG20, TLL_Latcal_v3, whole genome shotgun sequence genomic DNA:
- the hspa4a gene encoding heat shock 70 kDa protein 4a isoform X1, whose protein sequence is MSVVGFDLGFQSCYVAVARAGGIETVANEYSDRCTPSFVSFGPRNRSIGAAAKSQVVTNCKNTVQSFKQFHGRAFSDSYVQSAKSNLVYDLAQMPSGSTGIKVMYMEEERVFSIEQVTGMLLTKLKETAESALKKPVADCVISVPSYFTDAERRSVMDAAQIAGLNCLRLMNETTAVTLAYGIYKQDLPAPEEKPRIVVFVDLGHSGYQVSVCAFNKGKLKILATAFDSELGGKDFDDILVNHFCEEFGKKYKLDVKSKPRALVRLYQECEKLKKLMSANSSDLPLNIECFMNDIDVSSKLNRGQFEEMCAGLLAKVEGPLRSVMEQTKLKKEDIYAVEIVGGASRIPAIKERISKFFGKELSTTLNADEAVARGCALQCAILSPAFKVREFSITDVVPYSISLKWNSAAEEGLSDCEVFPKNHAAPFSKVLTFYRKEPFTLEAYYNSPKELPYPSATIGRFLIQNVVPQASGESAKVKVKVRVNVHGVFSVSSASLVEVLKTAEGEEPMETDQTPKEEENKMQVDQDEQKLQAGDNGDKKSESEEMETTTEDAKQEKKNDQPPQAKKPKVKTKTVELPIENNLDWQLSSEVLNMFVENEGKMIMQDKLEKERNDAKNNVEEYVYDMRDKLHGVLEKFVNEADRDTFSLKLEDTENWLYEDGEDQQKQVYIDKLAELKKMGQPIHERYMEAEERPKAFEDLGRQIQMYMKIIEAYKAKDEQYDHLDELEVTRVDKHVNDAMVWMNSKMNQQNSQDLTLDPVVKVEEIKAKTKEIYSACNPVVSKPKPKVEPPKEEKTENGPVNGQEGTENQPCNPDKAMPAGTEQETAENKLPEMDID, encoded by the exons ATGTCAGTGGTGGGATTTGACTTGGGCTTTCAAAGCTGCTATGTAGCTGTTGCCCGAGCCGGAGGGATCGAGACAGTCGCTAACGAATACAGCGACAGATGTACACC GTCATTTGTATCGTTTGGGCCGCGAAATCGATCGATAGGAGCAGCTGCAAAGAGCCAG GTGGTGACTAACTGTAAGAACACAGTGCAGAGCTTCAAACAATTCCATGGCAGGGCATTTTCAGACTCCTACGTCCAGTCAGCCAAGTCCAACTTGGTGTATGACCTGGCACAGATGCCTTCTGGATCCACCGGTATAAAA GTGATGtacatggaggaggagagagtgttCAGCATTGAACAGGTCACCGGCATGCTGCTGACCAAACTGAAGGAGACTGCTGAAAGTGCACTGAAGAAACCGGTTGCAGACTGTGTCATCTCG GTTCCAAGCTATTTCACTGATGCAGAGAGGAGATCTGTCATGGATGCAGCTCAGATCGCCGGCCTCAACTGTCTACGACTAATGAATGAGACCACTGCAG TGACTCTGGCATATGGCATCTACAAGCAGGACCTGCCAGCTCCAGAAGAGAAGCCCAGGATAGTGGTGTTTGTGGACCTGGGCCACTCCGGTTACCAGGTGTCAGTTTGTGCCTTTAACAAGGGAAAGCTCAAG ATCCTGGCCACAGCGTTTGATTCGGAGCTCGGCGGGAAGGACTTCGATGACATCCTGGTCAACCACTTTTGCGAGGAGTTCGGGAAGAAGTACAAGCTGGACGTCAAGTCCAAGCCCCGGGCACTGGTGCGGCTCTACCAAGAGTGTGAGAAGCTCAAGAAGCTGATGAGTGCCAACTCATCTGACCTGCCTCTCAACATTGAGTGCTTCATGAACGACATCGATGTTTCCAGTAAACTTAACAG AGGTCAGTTTGAGGAGATGTGTGCGGGGCTGCTGGCCAAAGTAGAGGGTCCCCTGCGCAGCGTCATGGAACAAACCA AGCTGAAAAAGGAAGATATCTATGCAGTGGAGATTGTCGGCGGTGCCTCCAGAATCCCCGCCATCAAAGAGCGAATCAGCAAATTCTTTGGCAAAGAGCTGAGCACCACCCTGAACGCAGATGAGGCCGTGGCCAGAGGCTGCGCTCTGCAG TGTGCTATCTTGTCACCGGCATTCAAAGTCAGGGAGTTCTCCATCACAGATGTTGTCCCCTACTCCATCTCGCTAAAATGGAATTCAGCTGCAGAAGAAGGACTGAG tgattGTGAAGTTTTCCCAAAGAACCATGCAGCTCCTTTCTCCAAAGTTTTGACCTTCTACCGGAAAGAGCCCTTCACCCTCGAAGCTTACTACAACAGCCCCAAGGAGCTGCCCTACCCCAGCGCCACTATAG GCCGGTTCCTGATCCAGAACGTGGTTCCTCAGGCATCTGGGGAGAGCGCAAAGGTCAAGGTGAAAGTTCGGGTTAATGTTCATGGTGTGTTCAGTGTATCGAGCGCGTCGCTGGTAGAAGTCCTAAAAACGGCTGAGGGCGAGGAGCCGATGGAGACGGACCAGACGCCGAAGGaagaggag AACAAAATGCAGGTGGACCAGGATGAACAGAAACTTCAGGCTGGAGACAACGGAGACAAGAAATCAGAGTCCGAGGAGATGGAG acaacaacagaggatgccaagcaggagaagaagaacgACCAGCCCCCTCAGGCCAAGAAACCCAAAGTGAAAACGAAGACAGTGGAGCTGCCCATAGAGAACAACTTGGACTGGCAGCTGTCCAGTGAAGTGCTAAATATGTTTGTAGAGAATGAG GGTAAGATGATCATGCAGGATaagctggagaaggagaggaacgACGCAAAGAACAATGTAGAGGAGTACGTTTACGACATGAGAGACAAACTGCACGGTGTCTTGGAGAAGTTTGTGAATGAAGCT GATCGTGATACGTTCTCATTAAAACTGGAGGACACAGAGAACTGGCTGTATGAGGACGGAGAGGACCAACAGAAACAAGTTTACATTGACAAACTGGCCGAACTGAAG AAAATGGGCCAGCCTATCCACGAGAGATACATGGAAGCTGAGGAGAGGCCAAAAGCATTTGAGGATCTTGGCAGACAAATCCAGATGTACATGAAAATCATTGAAGCTTACAAGGCAAAG GATGAGCAGTATGATCACCTGGATGAACTGGAGGTGACTCGGGTGGACAAGCACGTCAACGATGCCATGGTCTGGATGAACAGCAAGATGAACCAGCAGAACAGTCAGGACCTCACCCTGGACCCAGTGGTTAAAGTTGAGGAGATCAAGGCCAAGACTAAG GAGATTTATTCAGCCTGCAACCCCGTGGTGTCCAAACCCAAGCCCAAGGTGGAGCCTCCtaaggaggagaagacagagaacGGACCAGTCAATGGGCAGGAGGGAACAGAGAACCAGCCATGTAACCCAGACAAAGCCATGCCTGCAGGAAcggaacaggaaacagcagagaacaaaCTCCCTGAGATGGACATTGACTAA
- the hspa4a gene encoding heat shock 70 kDa protein 4a isoform X2: protein MSVVGFDLGFQSCYVAVARAGGIETVANEYSDRCTPSFVSFGPRNRSIGAAAKSQVVTNCKNTVQSFKQFHGRAFSDSYVQSAKSNLVYDLAQMPSGSTGIKVMYMEEERVFSIEQVTGMLLTKLKETAESALKKPVADCVISVPSYFTDAERRSVMDAAQIAGLNCLRLMNETTAVTLAYGIYKQDLPAPEEKPRIVVFVDLGHSGYQVSVCAFNKGKLKILATAFDSELGGKDFDDILVNHFCEEFGKKYKLDVKSKPRALVRLYQECEKLKKLMSANSSDLPLNIECFMNDIDVSSKLNRGQFEEMCAGLLAKVEGPLRSVMEQTKLKKEDIYAVEIVGGASRIPAIKERISKFFGKELSTTLNADEAVARGCALQCAILSPAFKVREFSITDVVPYSISLKWNSAAEEGLSDCEVFPKNHAAPFSKVLTFYRKEPFTLEAYYNSPKELPYPSATIGRFLIQNVVPQASGESAKVKVKVRVNVHGVFSVSSASLVEVLKTAEGEEPMETDQTPKEEETTTEDAKQEKKNDQPPQAKKPKVKTKTVELPIENNLDWQLSSEVLNMFVENEGKMIMQDKLEKERNDAKNNVEEYVYDMRDKLHGVLEKFVNEADRDTFSLKLEDTENWLYEDGEDQQKQVYIDKLAELKKMGQPIHERYMEAEERPKAFEDLGRQIQMYMKIIEAYKAKDEQYDHLDELEVTRVDKHVNDAMVWMNSKMNQQNSQDLTLDPVVKVEEIKAKTKEIYSACNPVVSKPKPKVEPPKEEKTENGPVNGQEGTENQPCNPDKAMPAGTEQETAENKLPEMDID, encoded by the exons ATGTCAGTGGTGGGATTTGACTTGGGCTTTCAAAGCTGCTATGTAGCTGTTGCCCGAGCCGGAGGGATCGAGACAGTCGCTAACGAATACAGCGACAGATGTACACC GTCATTTGTATCGTTTGGGCCGCGAAATCGATCGATAGGAGCAGCTGCAAAGAGCCAG GTGGTGACTAACTGTAAGAACACAGTGCAGAGCTTCAAACAATTCCATGGCAGGGCATTTTCAGACTCCTACGTCCAGTCAGCCAAGTCCAACTTGGTGTATGACCTGGCACAGATGCCTTCTGGATCCACCGGTATAAAA GTGATGtacatggaggaggagagagtgttCAGCATTGAACAGGTCACCGGCATGCTGCTGACCAAACTGAAGGAGACTGCTGAAAGTGCACTGAAGAAACCGGTTGCAGACTGTGTCATCTCG GTTCCAAGCTATTTCACTGATGCAGAGAGGAGATCTGTCATGGATGCAGCTCAGATCGCCGGCCTCAACTGTCTACGACTAATGAATGAGACCACTGCAG TGACTCTGGCATATGGCATCTACAAGCAGGACCTGCCAGCTCCAGAAGAGAAGCCCAGGATAGTGGTGTTTGTGGACCTGGGCCACTCCGGTTACCAGGTGTCAGTTTGTGCCTTTAACAAGGGAAAGCTCAAG ATCCTGGCCACAGCGTTTGATTCGGAGCTCGGCGGGAAGGACTTCGATGACATCCTGGTCAACCACTTTTGCGAGGAGTTCGGGAAGAAGTACAAGCTGGACGTCAAGTCCAAGCCCCGGGCACTGGTGCGGCTCTACCAAGAGTGTGAGAAGCTCAAGAAGCTGATGAGTGCCAACTCATCTGACCTGCCTCTCAACATTGAGTGCTTCATGAACGACATCGATGTTTCCAGTAAACTTAACAG AGGTCAGTTTGAGGAGATGTGTGCGGGGCTGCTGGCCAAAGTAGAGGGTCCCCTGCGCAGCGTCATGGAACAAACCA AGCTGAAAAAGGAAGATATCTATGCAGTGGAGATTGTCGGCGGTGCCTCCAGAATCCCCGCCATCAAAGAGCGAATCAGCAAATTCTTTGGCAAAGAGCTGAGCACCACCCTGAACGCAGATGAGGCCGTGGCCAGAGGCTGCGCTCTGCAG TGTGCTATCTTGTCACCGGCATTCAAAGTCAGGGAGTTCTCCATCACAGATGTTGTCCCCTACTCCATCTCGCTAAAATGGAATTCAGCTGCAGAAGAAGGACTGAG tgattGTGAAGTTTTCCCAAAGAACCATGCAGCTCCTTTCTCCAAAGTTTTGACCTTCTACCGGAAAGAGCCCTTCACCCTCGAAGCTTACTACAACAGCCCCAAGGAGCTGCCCTACCCCAGCGCCACTATAG GCCGGTTCCTGATCCAGAACGTGGTTCCTCAGGCATCTGGGGAGAGCGCAAAGGTCAAGGTGAAAGTTCGGGTTAATGTTCATGGTGTGTTCAGTGTATCGAGCGCGTCGCTGGTAGAAGTCCTAAAAACGGCTGAGGGCGAGGAGCCGATGGAGACGGACCAGACGCCGAAGGaagaggag acaacaacagaggatgccaagcaggagaagaagaacgACCAGCCCCCTCAGGCCAAGAAACCCAAAGTGAAAACGAAGACAGTGGAGCTGCCCATAGAGAACAACTTGGACTGGCAGCTGTCCAGTGAAGTGCTAAATATGTTTGTAGAGAATGAG GGTAAGATGATCATGCAGGATaagctggagaaggagaggaacgACGCAAAGAACAATGTAGAGGAGTACGTTTACGACATGAGAGACAAACTGCACGGTGTCTTGGAGAAGTTTGTGAATGAAGCT GATCGTGATACGTTCTCATTAAAACTGGAGGACACAGAGAACTGGCTGTATGAGGACGGAGAGGACCAACAGAAACAAGTTTACATTGACAAACTGGCCGAACTGAAG AAAATGGGCCAGCCTATCCACGAGAGATACATGGAAGCTGAGGAGAGGCCAAAAGCATTTGAGGATCTTGGCAGACAAATCCAGATGTACATGAAAATCATTGAAGCTTACAAGGCAAAG GATGAGCAGTATGATCACCTGGATGAACTGGAGGTGACTCGGGTGGACAAGCACGTCAACGATGCCATGGTCTGGATGAACAGCAAGATGAACCAGCAGAACAGTCAGGACCTCACCCTGGACCCAGTGGTTAAAGTTGAGGAGATCAAGGCCAAGACTAAG GAGATTTATTCAGCCTGCAACCCCGTGGTGTCCAAACCCAAGCCCAAGGTGGAGCCTCCtaaggaggagaagacagagaacGGACCAGTCAATGGGCAGGAGGGAACAGAGAACCAGCCATGTAACCCAGACAAAGCCATGCCTGCAGGAAcggaacaggaaacagcagagaacaaaCTCCCTGAGATGGACATTGACTAA
- the rnf14 gene encoding E3 ubiquitin-protein ligase RNF14 isoform X1 — protein sequence MSEDKEAQEDELLALASIYDEEVFRRADSAQGGEIQLCLELPPDFKIVVKGEKQTDYNVCFLPPLVLNFELPADYPSTSAPIFTVSSKWMTRAQMSFVCRRLDELWEENQGCVILFTWIQFLKEEALDFLGIKSPLEVIRGGSKAGSERRKMDPAATALTQCGSHSENAEDKKREVKKEKSEPLTSQLDPRAILLMDPRVDLLPQLLDFDEVQRQRVFDGKVFCCGICFVEKLGSDCLCFKECQHVYCKACMTEYFQIQIRDGNVQCLNCPEPKCTSIATPLQVKQLVDEELFARYDRLLLQSTLDLMADVVYCPRQHCGTAVMVEPDTTMGICSACQYAFCTLCKLGYHGLSHCKINADELRNLKDEYLSATAEGKKFMEQRYGKRVIQKAVEESFSRDWLNENCKCCPRCGTNIQKVDGCNKMTCTSCKQYFCWLCLGLLSRVNPYSHFNNPHSPCYNQLFHGVDLDEEDAFWSDEED from the exons ATGTCTGAGGACAAGGAAGCCCAGGAGGATGAGCTGCTTGCTTTAGCAAGTATCTATGATGAGGAGGTATTCCGCAGAGCAGACTCGGCACAGGGGGGAGAGATCCAACTCTGTCTGGAGCTTCCTCCTGATTTCAAAATTGTTGTTAAAG GAGAGAAGCAAACAGATTATAATGTCTGCTTCTTACCTCCTTTGGTGCTCAACTTTGAGCTTCCTGCAGACTATCCATCCACATCTGCACCAATCTTCACCGTCAGCTCTAAATGGATGACGAGAGCACAG ATGAGCTTTGTCTGCAGACGCCTGGATGAGTTGTGGGAAGAGAACCAAGGCTGTGTGATTCTTTTCACATGGATCCAGTTCCTCAAAGAAGAAGCCCTGGACTTTCTGGGCATCAAGTCTCCTCTTGAAGTGATCAGGGGAGGAAGTAAGGCAGGTAGTGAACGCAGGAAAATGGACCCCGCAGCCacag CTCTGACGCAGTGTGGGAGTCACTCTGAAAATGCTGAGGACAAGAAAAGAGAAGTGAAGAAGGAGAAGTCTGAACCGCTGACTTCTCAACTGGACCCGCGGGCCATCCTGCTGATGGACCCGCGTGTCGACCTCCTACCTCAGCTCCTGGACTTTGATGAGGTGCAGCGCCAGAGGGTGTTCGATGGCAAGGTGTTCTGCTGTGGGATCTGCTTTGTGGAGAAGCTGGGCTCAGACTGCCTCTGCTTTAAGGAGTGCCAGCACGTCTACTGCAAGGCCTGTATGACTGAATACTTCCAGATCCAAATACGGGACGGCAACGTTCAGTGCCTTAATTGCCCTGAGCCCAAATGTACCTCCATAGCCACACCACTGCAG GTGAAGCAGCTGGTGGATGAGGAGCTGTTTGCCCGTTATGACCGTTTACTGCTCCAGTCCACTCTGGACCTCATGGCCGACGTGGTCTACTGTCCCCGCCAGCACTGTGGCACCGCTGTTATGGTGGAGCCAGACACAACCATGGGCATTTGCTCGGCCTGCCAGTATGCTTTTTGCACATTGTGCAAGTTGGGCTATCATGGTCTTTCCCACTGTAAAATCAATGCAG ATGAATTGCGTAACCTCAAAGATGAGTACCTGTCAGCCACGGCTGAGGGGAAAAAGTTCATGGAGCAGCGCTATGGGAAGAGGGTGATCCAGAAAGCAGTGGAAGAGTCCTTTAGCAGAGACTGGCTCAATGAGAACTGCAAATGCTGCCCTCGCTGTGGAACTAATATACAG AAAGTGGATGGCTGTAACAAGATGACCTGTACCTCGTGTAAACAATACTTCTGTTGGCTGTGCCTGGGCCTCCTCAGCAGAGTCAACCCATACAGTCACTTTAACAACCCACACTCGCCCTGTTACAACCA ACTCTTCCACGGTGTGGATCTTGATGAAGAAGATGCCTTCTGGAGTGATGAGGAGGACTGA
- the rnf14 gene encoding E3 ubiquitin-protein ligase RNF14 isoform X2 has product MTRAQMSFVCRRLDELWEENQGCVILFTWIQFLKEEALDFLGIKSPLEVIRGGSKAGSERRKMDPAATALTQCGSHSENAEDKKREVKKEKSEPLTSQLDPRAILLMDPRVDLLPQLLDFDEVQRQRVFDGKVFCCGICFVEKLGSDCLCFKECQHVYCKACMTEYFQIQIRDGNVQCLNCPEPKCTSIATPLQVKQLVDEELFARYDRLLLQSTLDLMADVVYCPRQHCGTAVMVEPDTTMGICSACQYAFCTLCKLGYHGLSHCKINADELRNLKDEYLSATAEGKKFMEQRYGKRVIQKAVEESFSRDWLNENCKCCPRCGTNIQKVDGCNKMTCTSCKQYFCWLCLGLLSRVNPYSHFNNPHSPCYNQLFHGVDLDEEDAFWSDEED; this is encoded by the exons ATGACGAGAGCACAG ATGAGCTTTGTCTGCAGACGCCTGGATGAGTTGTGGGAAGAGAACCAAGGCTGTGTGATTCTTTTCACATGGATCCAGTTCCTCAAAGAAGAAGCCCTGGACTTTCTGGGCATCAAGTCTCCTCTTGAAGTGATCAGGGGAGGAAGTAAGGCAGGTAGTGAACGCAGGAAAATGGACCCCGCAGCCacag CTCTGACGCAGTGTGGGAGTCACTCTGAAAATGCTGAGGACAAGAAAAGAGAAGTGAAGAAGGAGAAGTCTGAACCGCTGACTTCTCAACTGGACCCGCGGGCCATCCTGCTGATGGACCCGCGTGTCGACCTCCTACCTCAGCTCCTGGACTTTGATGAGGTGCAGCGCCAGAGGGTGTTCGATGGCAAGGTGTTCTGCTGTGGGATCTGCTTTGTGGAGAAGCTGGGCTCAGACTGCCTCTGCTTTAAGGAGTGCCAGCACGTCTACTGCAAGGCCTGTATGACTGAATACTTCCAGATCCAAATACGGGACGGCAACGTTCAGTGCCTTAATTGCCCTGAGCCCAAATGTACCTCCATAGCCACACCACTGCAG GTGAAGCAGCTGGTGGATGAGGAGCTGTTTGCCCGTTATGACCGTTTACTGCTCCAGTCCACTCTGGACCTCATGGCCGACGTGGTCTACTGTCCCCGCCAGCACTGTGGCACCGCTGTTATGGTGGAGCCAGACACAACCATGGGCATTTGCTCGGCCTGCCAGTATGCTTTTTGCACATTGTGCAAGTTGGGCTATCATGGTCTTTCCCACTGTAAAATCAATGCAG ATGAATTGCGTAACCTCAAAGATGAGTACCTGTCAGCCACGGCTGAGGGGAAAAAGTTCATGGAGCAGCGCTATGGGAAGAGGGTGATCCAGAAAGCAGTGGAAGAGTCCTTTAGCAGAGACTGGCTCAATGAGAACTGCAAATGCTGCCCTCGCTGTGGAACTAATATACAG AAAGTGGATGGCTGTAACAAGATGACCTGTACCTCGTGTAAACAATACTTCTGTTGGCTGTGCCTGGGCCTCCTCAGCAGAGTCAACCCATACAGTCACTTTAACAACCCACACTCGCCCTGTTACAACCA ACTCTTCCACGGTGTGGATCTTGATGAAGAAGATGCCTTCTGGAGTGATGAGGAGGACTGA